Genomic segment of Aquila chrysaetos chrysaetos chromosome 16, bAquChr1.4, whole genome shotgun sequence:
CTTTCAGTGTGGCAAAACATTTCCATGTggctaaaaaaaccctacctcCCCATCTCCAGACCTGGCCAGCTGTAGCTTTTTCATGTGTCTGTGACTGCAGGATTGTAGTTATTAGAGATGGTGCACAGAACAATGCACAGCTTTCATGCTTCCCTAGCCCCTCTAAAATCAAGTCAGTCATTAGCTAGTCCTGCTCCCCTTAACTGGCAAGGAAGGAGCCAACACTTGAGACAAACCGGCATGAGCTGTTTGAAGGCCGTTCCTCCTTTAGCAAGAAGCCACTGGTCTCTATGCAGGCAGAGTGGGTGAGATACAGACTAAGCCcgtcttgctttattttaaaagtgcaaatTCAGTCAGATAAGGCATCGGTGCAACGAGAGAAAGCAAAGTCCGAGGCCGCAACTGAGGCAACCAGCTACGTTCATGGGCTTATCGGTCTTCAGTTTTCTCCGGCGCTGACCGGTACGACGGAGCCCGTAACCGAGCGAAAACCTTCGGTCCCTGCTGGCGCTGCCGGCTCGGACCGCGGCCCCCGCGGAGACGAACTCCTCCAGCCGTTCCCGGGCAGACCCGCCGCGGTCCCTCGCCGAGGCTCCTCAGGGCTTCgcggcccccccgccgccagGCACGGGGCTCCCCGCGGCCAGGCCCGGCGCCGGGCAAGTCGGAGAGCAGGGAGGGacgggcgggcgcggggccgaGCTCGCCTCCCctcgccgggccggggccgggccggcacTTACGCAGGGCGGGCGGCCGTCAGCGCCCAGGGCGGCCTGGAGGGCGGCCATCTCCGCCGTCAGCTGCTCGCAGGCGGCGATGCGGGCCCGCAGGTGCCGCTGCCGGGCCTCCAGCAGGCTCCGCAGCCTCCGCAGGTCCTCCTCCACCTACGGGGGAAACAGCGGTCacggggggcggcggcgccgcgggccgggccgtCCCCTGCCCCGCCGGCACCCACCGCGGGCCGCCCGTGGGGCTCCCCCGCCGCCTCCATCCCGGGCCGGCGCAGGTACGGCCCGCGTCGCCATGGGAACGGCGCCGGCCGCCACGCCCCCGGATGTGCGTCACCGCGCCGTCCGCTGCTGGCCGGAAGCGGCTCTTGGATGCTGagggcgcggcgggcggcgctggCGGCGCTGGCTcgggccggggagggagggccgggcccggcaccggcaccggcaccggcaccggcaccgggcctgggcctgggcctgggcctcGCCCGCAGCGCCCGCCTGCTGCTGCCGTCCGGTGGCGCCGCCCAGCCCGACCCGCAAGGTGGAGGCCGGGTCCGGGGGGAGGCGCGGGTGGCGGCGTGGAGGGAGGCCGGGGCGGCGCTGGCGGCGCTGGCTcgggccggggagggagggccgggcccggcaccggcaccggcaccggcaccggcaccgggcctgggcctgggcctgggcctgggcctcGCCCGCAGCGCCCGCCTGCTGCTGCCGTCCGGTGGCGCCGCCCAGCCCGACCCGCAAGGTGGAGGCCGGGTCCGGGGGGAGGCGCGGGTGGCGGCGTGGAGGGAGGCCgggccggcgcggcgggaggctcgggctgggctgggctgggctgggttgGGCtgggcggggtggggggtgccGGGCCGCCCCGCTGACCCGCCGGTGTCGGGCAGGCTGGAGGGAGGCGGTGGCGGCCGCCGTCGGTGCCTTGCAGGCGGGCGGGCTGGTGGCGGTGCCGACGGACACGGTGTACGGCGTGGCGTGCCTGGCCCAGGACTCCGGCGCCGTGCGGAGCATATACAGTCTGAAGGGGCGGAACGGGAGGAAGCCGCTGGCCATCTGCCTTGGGGACGTGGACCGCCTCTACAGGTGGGCGCGGGGGCTGTGGCCGGCCCGCGGAGCCCCCCTGGGCTgggcgggccgcgccgccggtCCGCGGGGCTCTGCTGGGCTCCCGAGCCCTCCCAAGAGCCCGGCGGCACAGCGCTGCTTCCTacgggggggccgggggctgccggtgCCGTTCGTGGCGGGGAGCGGCCGCTTTCCGCGCTGCAGAGCGTGAGGCCGCGGGGAAGGGCTGCGCTGGAGCTGCTTCACAGTGCCCAGCACCCGCGGTCCGGGCCCTCTAACGCTTCCTCTTGCCGTGTAGATACTGCCAGGTGAACGTGCCGGATGAGCTGTTGCGGGACTTGCTTCCAGGACCTGTGACCCTGGTCTTGAAACGTTCGGAAGAACTAAACAAAGACTTGAATCCTTTCACGTCGGTAGGTCTTTGCTACAGGACGCATCTTGGGGTTTGAGGGACGGTGCGCTATTTCTGCGCTTCTGCTGTTGTAGCTTTTATTCTGACGCGTGTGTTTAGCATGCTTAGCAGTGACGGGCATTCTCCCAAAGCTGGTCCCTGTGCTGTC
This window contains:
- the YRDC gene encoding yrdC domain-containing protein, mitochondrial, which translates into the protein MQAEWVRYRLSPSCFILKVQIQSDKASVQREKAKSEAATEATSYVHGLIGLQFSPALTGTTEPVTERKPSVPAGAAGSDRGPRGDELLQPFPGRPAAVPRRGSSGLRGPPAARHGAPRGQARRRASRRAGRDGRARGRARLPSPGRGRAGTYAGRAAVSAQGGLEGGHLRRQLLAGGDAGPQVPLPGLQQAPQPPQVLLHLRGKQRSRGAAAPRAGPSPAPPAPTAGRPWGSPAASIPGRRRYGPRRHGNGAGRHAPGCASPRRPLLAGSGSWMLRARRAALAALARAGEGGPGPAPAPAPAPAPGLGLGLGLARSARLLLPSGGAAQPDPQGWREAVAAAVGALQAGGLVAVPTDTVYGVACLAQDSGAVRSIYSLKGRNGRKPLAICLGDVDRLYRYCQVNVPDELLRDLLPGPVTLVLKRSEELNKDLNPFTSLVGVRIPNHPFIRELARACSGPLALTSANVSCKASTLTVSEFQDLWPQLSLIIDGGPIGDVQSPECRLGSTVVDLSVSGKFTIIRPGCALTPTVEILRQKYGLIPESS
- the LOC115351694 gene encoding uncharacterized protein LOC115351694; its protein translation is MEAAGEPHGRPAVEEDLRRLRSLLEARQRHLRARIAACEQLTAEMAALQAALGADGRPPCVSAGPAPARRGEASSAPRPPVPPCSPTCPAPGLAAGSPVPGGGGAAKP